The Halomicronema hongdechloris C2206 genome includes a window with the following:
- a CDS encoding Cas10/Cmr2 second palm domain-containing protein, translated as MSKPVYTAITFAPIQGFIENSRKLRDLYGSSYLLSFLSWAICSAQPECSVISPALPNVRQGMPNLILVRGNVPPEETETAFFSAWQCVVDTCRQWIECKISDAYYWERSWGLWAKYAWEFFIATGCSIPAARTAVLEKKRSRNWTGVNWTGESSTLSGADGIAWPKLGYLSPRDINYQQQKTEIEAFYATLSRTLGQAFIEAVGLTPADPETKAIEYGAAFVDPDEELSIPELVKRLVTHKALSERIQTNYQSQVRDYDLDRDQLQSITAIAHELDPQRFTDLNRLKRKYKKANQALEPEYWTGWFMGDGDNAGNYLAHHCHSDEDYTDFSCQMRQWGQRLYQNEWPQADGNGQTEPILPGNGRMIYAGGDDFLGVLYRERAEIQPHECLHWFSTFKSHVWENPDLTRPSAAVSNAPPTSDNDSKPITVSVGFVWAAPKVPQRDVLQHCREAEKSAKRHGKDRIAFRILFNGGNHLEWVCPWWLLEGDFSGSQDLDSLDTHDLSGLMPTCNDPGWTHIYNDIAVLEARHAFHGAQIDVALGLIEVYFGRPYRQLLGHPSNWWNRDDPNTGKRLFSGILGDPQRYMPEFDSSNDAWQRLNTHRFVLRDFNTWVINLAKVGFHLNRSDMAQLAA; from the coding sequence ATGTCTAAGCCCGTCTACACGGCTATTACCTTCGCTCCTATCCAAGGCTTTATTGAAAACTCCCGCAAATTGCGAGACCTCTATGGCAGCTCCTACCTGCTCTCGTTCTTATCCTGGGCGATTTGCAGTGCCCAACCAGAGTGCTCTGTGATCTCTCCAGCCCTGCCCAATGTGCGTCAGGGCATGCCGAATCTGATTCTCGTTCGTGGTAACGTGCCGCCGGAAGAGACTGAAACGGCTTTCTTCTCTGCCTGGCAGTGTGTGGTAGATACCTGCCGCCAGTGGATCGAATGCAAGATATCCGACGCCTACTACTGGGAACGGTCCTGGGGACTGTGGGCAAAGTATGCCTGGGAGTTCTTTATCGCAACTGGATGCTCCATCCCAGCCGCGAGAACGGCAGTGCTGGAGAAAAAACGCTCCCGCAACTGGACGGGCGTCAACTGGACGGGTGAAAGCTCAACTCTGTCAGGGGCCGATGGCATCGCCTGGCCCAAGCTAGGGTATCTCAGCCCCCGCGACATCAACTACCAGCAGCAAAAGACTGAAATTGAGGCCTTCTATGCCACCCTGAGCCGAACCCTGGGTCAGGCATTCATAGAAGCCGTCGGACTCACGCCTGCTGATCCTGAGACGAAAGCCATTGAGTACGGTGCTGCCTTCGTCGATCCAGACGAGGAACTGAGCATTCCAGAGCTGGTCAAGCGCTTAGTCACCCACAAAGCCCTTTCTGAAAGAATCCAGACGAACTACCAGAGCCAAGTCAGAGACTATGACCTCGATCGCGATCAGCTACAATCCATCACCGCCATTGCTCATGAACTAGATCCACAAAGGTTTACTGATTTAAATCGCCTCAAGCGCAAGTATAAAAAAGCGAATCAAGCCCTAGAGCCGGAATACTGGACGGGCTGGTTCATGGGCGACGGCGACAACGCCGGTAACTATCTGGCCCATCACTGCCACAGCGACGAGGATTACACCGACTTTAGTTGCCAAATGCGACAGTGGGGCCAACGACTGTACCAGAACGAATGGCCCCAAGCGGATGGAAATGGTCAAACCGAGCCTATTCTGCCTGGCAATGGCCGCATGATTTACGCGGGGGGCGATGACTTTCTCGGGGTGCTCTACCGGGAACGGGCAGAAATACAGCCCCATGAGTGTCTGCACTGGTTCAGTACTTTTAAGTCTCACGTTTGGGAGAATCCTGATCTGACTCGCCCCTCGGCAGCGGTGAGCAATGCTCCTCCGACTTCTGATAACGACTCAAAACCCATCACGGTGAGCGTTGGGTTTGTGTGGGCGGCTCCCAAGGTGCCCCAGCGAGATGTGTTGCAGCATTGCCGCGAAGCAGAGAAGTCGGCAAAGAGGCACGGCAAAGACCGCATCGCCTTTCGCATTTTGTTCAACGGCGGTAATCACTTGGAGTGGGTCTGTCCCTGGTGGCTGTTGGAAGGTGATTTTTCGGGATCGCAGGATCTAGATTCTCTGGATACCCATGACTTAAGCGGGTTAATGCCAACCTGCAACGATCCAGGCTGGACCCATATCTATAACGATATTGCTGTCCTCGAAGCTCGCCACGCCTTTCATGGCGCCCAGATTGATGTAGCGCTCGGGTTGATCGAGGTTTACTTTGGTCGTCCGTATCGTCAGCTATTAGGACATCCATCCAACTGGTGGAACCGGGATGATCCCAACACCGGCAAGCGCCTCTTTAGCGGCATCTTGGGTGACCCTCAGCGATACATGCCGGAGTTCGATAGCTCTAATGATGCCTGGCAGCGCCTTAACACCCATAGGTTTGTACTGCGAGATTTCAACACCTGGGTCATCAACCTGGCCAAAGTCGGCTTTCACCTGAATCGCTCAGACATGGCCCAACTCGCCGCCTAA
- a CDS encoding Uma2 family endonuclease, with protein MVTIPLPDAQLMSFDEFIAWKPDNQPYELHHGTPIEMQPTGDHEEIIAFLNSVLVLEVHRLQQPLMLPKQALVKLPDEDTAYLPDVLLLNREALPQEPLWKRASTVTQGISVPLVIEVVSTNWRDDYGKKLVDYESLGIAEYWIVDHLGLGGRRYIGYPKQPTLSVYRLVDDEYQVRQFRGQEPIQSGLFPDLALTATAIFRAGP; from the coding sequence ATGGTGACCATCCCGCTTCCCGATGCCCAGCTGATGAGCTTCGACGAGTTCATCGCCTGGAAACCCGACAACCAACCCTATGAACTCCACCATGGCACCCCCATCGAGATGCAGCCCACCGGCGACCACGAAGAAATCATCGCCTTCTTAAATTCAGTGCTGGTACTGGAAGTGCATCGGCTGCAGCAGCCCTTGATGCTGCCCAAGCAAGCTCTGGTCAAACTCCCAGATGAAGACACCGCCTACCTGCCCGATGTGTTGCTGCTGAACCGCGAGGCCTTGCCCCAAGAACCCTTGTGGAAGCGAGCCTCAACCGTCACCCAAGGAATATCAGTGCCCTTGGTGATCGAGGTGGTCAGCACTAACTGGCGCGATGACTATGGCAAGAAACTGGTGGATTACGAGAGCCTGGGGATTGCCGAATATTGGATCGTTGACCACTTAGGATTGGGCGGACGTCGCTACATTGGCTATCCCAAGCAGCCGACCCTCTCGGTCTATCGTCTGGTGGATGACGAGTATCAGGTCCGTCAGTTTCGAGGTCAGGAGCCGATCCAATCCGGGCTATTTCCCGATCTAGCATTAACGGCAACAGCGATTTTTCGAGCTGGGCCATGA